ACACAGAGGAATTAGCATTGAATTTCAAGTTTCGGCATAATGTTCTTACATTGTTGTCATGTACTCACCCACATAAGCATTCCGTGTCACAAATCGGAGGGTGGCGCTTGGCTTGAAATTGAATCTCTTCACTAACATAGTTTCTAGCATGTCGAAAACAGGCATTGCATACAACTACAAGAACAGAAAAATGTTCTGTTAGTTTTATCCTATTCTTTTAGCATGTTGCACTGTAACTTCGTAACTTCTATGTTTCAGCGTTTTGTTTCTATTTCGaaaaacgtttttaacattataTGTCCATTGTCAATGTTttcgtttccgtgctacatagctgTCAGAAAGTCGAAAAAACTTGGAACTAGACTGCACCTGATAGCTTCCGATAACATGGATAACTACGAAGGCATTCGCCATGACAATAAGCCACACTGGTTTCTCCAATGAAATAAGAATATTATCCTCAACCTTGTCGCCGAATATGTAGTATCCGAGGAAAGCTACCGGGAAGTAGCACAGGGCCACGACTATGTATGCGACGATAACTCCTCTCCACATAGCAACTTTGGACGGTTTGTCTGGTGTAGAAGGGATAGTAGCTTGAATTTCCAATACAACATTGTGGCCAGCATAGGCAAAAGCTACATCACCTAAGGCAGTGAAGAAATCCATGACTGTTCCGGTGGTTGTCGAAGCTCTATAGCTGTAGTCTACGTCTGGCCGACGACCCTTATCCACAGAAGCTCCCCAAGCAATTGTTGAGTAACTGCAAATATAGTCAATGACTATTATCTTGGAACTGTGTGTATTAAAACGGAAAATGTTGAAATGGGAAATtacaaaattgtattttttatatgaatagattataaatataaaatttgagagTTTCAACGACATTTTCAGAAACGGAAGCAAAACGCTAATACCTCAAAGACATGACTGCTGCTGCCAAAGATACTCCAGAGATTGAATTGAAATTAGGGAGGTGAGCAAGAACGAAGTGAACCGAGGCGAAAATCATGATAAAGTAGGTCGTTTTGATATGTTTGCAGTTCTTGCAGAGCAAATCATGGATTTTCTGCAGCGATTTTCCTCCGGTAACCATATATACTATGTCAACGCCTACTTCACAAATAAGCTGT
This window of the Mercurialis annua linkage group LG5, ddMerAnnu1.2, whole genome shotgun sequence genome carries:
- the LOC126680413 gene encoding lysine histidine transporter-like 2, with the translated sequence MDTRAENPDAVRNIDEKQKAIDDWLPITSSRNAKWWYAAFHNVTAMVGAGVLSLPYAMSNLGWGPGVVILFLSWIITLYTLWQMVEMHEMVPGKRFDRYHELGQHAFGEKLGLYIVVPQQLICEVGVDIVYMVTGGKSLQKIHDLLCKNCKHIKTTYFIMIFASVHFVLAHLPNFNSISGVSLAAAVMSLSYSTIAWGASVDKGRRPDVDYSYRASTTTGTVMDFFTALGDVAFAYAGHNVVLEIQATIPSTPDKPSKVAMWRGVIVAYIVVALCYFPVAFLGYYIFGDKVEDNILISLEKPVWLIVMANAFVVIHVIGSYQLYAMPVFDMLETMLVKRFNFKPSATLRFVTRNAYVAFTMFIAICFPFFGGLLGFFGGFAFAPTTYFLPCIMWLAIYKPKRFSLSWITNWMCIIAGLLLMILSPIGGLRNIILKAKDYQFFS